A single window of Neisseria sp. KEM232 DNA harbors:
- a CDS encoding TIGR01244 family sulfur transferase: MPIRRLTDTLYIAPQLTEADAQEAARLGIQSVICNRPDGEEDGQPSYAQVQRWLIDAGIGETVHQPINAAPAISAADVNNFQVLLTSSEAPVLAYCRTGTRSSLLWAYHAVQNGTSVDDAVRAAAAAGVDLSAFAERLSRAAQNGL, translated from the coding sequence ATGCCCATCCGCCGACTCACCGACACGCTCTACATCGCCCCGCAGCTCACCGAAGCCGACGCACAGGAAGCCGCGCGGCTCGGCATCCAAAGCGTCATCTGCAACCGCCCCGACGGCGAAGAAGACGGCCAACCCTCCTACGCACAAGTGCAGCGCTGGCTCATCGACGCGGGCATAGGCGAAACCGTGCACCAACCGATCAACGCCGCGCCCGCCATCTCCGCTGCCGACGTCAACAACTTCCAAGTCCTGCTCACTTCGTCGGAAGCCCCCGTCCTCGCCTACTGCCGCACCGGCACGCGCAGCTCGCTGCTGTGGGCATACCACGCCGTGCAAAACGGCACCAGCGTCGACGATGCCGTCCGCGCCGCCGCCGCTGCGGGCGTCGATTTGTCCGCCTTTGCCGAACGCCTGAGCCGCGCGGCGCAAAACGGCCTGTAA
- the hemH gene encoding ferrochelatase: MKRYQAEPAPAKPHTGKTGILLINLGTPAAPTAEAVRPYLRQFLSDTRVIELPPLLWQPILRGLILPFRAKKSAAHYKKIWFKEGSPLMVYSQRQTKALAERLPEAVVRCAMTYGLPDTAYTVAELKAQGVDKILALPLFPQYAASSSGAALDAVSRAMLRTRSQPSLRTLRSFYNDPGYIEALRRQVSAYWQEHGKGKHLLMSFHSIPQAHADAGDPYPDECRETARLLAAALGLSDNEYTASFQSRFGGGKWLEPATEDMFRSLPKQGVESLDVICPAFVSDCIETMEEIAVEGRETFHEAGGRQFRYIPCLNDNPDWIDALAAIVRREAAGWL; this comes from the coding sequence ATGAAACGCTACCAGGCAGAACCCGCCCCCGCCAAACCGCACACCGGCAAAACCGGCATCCTCCTCATCAACCTCGGCACCCCCGCCGCCCCCACCGCCGAAGCCGTGCGCCCCTACCTGCGCCAATTCCTCTCCGACACCCGCGTCATCGAACTGCCGCCGCTCCTCTGGCAACCCATCCTGCGCGGCCTCATCCTCCCCTTCCGTGCCAAAAAAAGCGCCGCCCACTACAAAAAAATCTGGTTCAAAGAAGGCTCGCCGCTGATGGTTTACAGCCAACGCCAAACCAAAGCACTGGCCGAACGCCTGCCCGAAGCCGTCGTCCGCTGCGCCATGACCTACGGCCTGCCCGACACCGCCTACACCGTTGCCGAACTCAAAGCCCAAGGCGTCGACAAAATCCTCGCCCTCCCCCTCTTCCCGCAATACGCCGCATCCAGCAGCGGCGCCGCCCTCGACGCCGTCTCCCGCGCCATGCTGCGCACCCGCAGCCAACCCTCCCTGCGCACCCTGCGCAGCTTTTACAACGACCCCGGCTACATCGAAGCCCTGCGCCGCCAAGTCTCCGCCTACTGGCAGGAACACGGCAAAGGCAAACACCTGCTGATGAGTTTCCACAGCATCCCGCAGGCGCACGCCGACGCGGGCGACCCCTATCCCGACGAATGCCGCGAAACCGCCCGCCTGCTCGCCGCCGCCCTCGGCCTCTCCGACAACGAATACACCGCCTCCTTCCAAAGCCGCTTCGGCGGCGGCAAATGGCTCGAACCGGCCACCGAAGACATGTTCCGCAGTCTGCCCAAACAAGGCGTCGAATCGCTCGATGTCATCTGCCCCGCCTTCGTCAGCGACTGCATCGAAACCATGGAAGAAATCGCCGTCGAAGGCCGCGAAACCTTCCACGAAGCAGGCGGCCGCCAATTCCGCTACATTCCCTGCCTCAACGACAACCCCGACTGGATAGACGCCCTCGCCGCCATCGTCCGCCGCGAAGCCGCAGGCTGGCTGTAA
- a CDS encoding DNA translocase FtsK: protein MSSKPDKSKNPRKTTGTQRRSSVRKADGRAAAKAGTASNQSIRRRAEHLANLIHDTLWLAALTVTVYAAVALGSFAMNDPAWSRSVVSDGVHNLGGLFGAYFADVFYYLFGLSAWWLIAAALVALWKNFRPMRLPDAKPYSVKLAAAGLAVLLLFSPVLEYALWQQALGDSLPVGAGGLAGFVLGGFAARLLGSGGSFLLTLVLVLLAFSFVAQVSWLDMLEGIGGRMEWLWEKIARRNSPYVKDLPDAKTTRRMVKEAENITAEPLALLSAASSNRKSAPLEVTPPAPVQTALFDNKGEPAEPPTNGEYVKPALGLLSAPKGEVRPIDPDRLQQTAERIESKLAEFGIDVQVVSATSGPVITRYEIEPAQGVKGSQIVNLAKDLARSMSLQAVRIVETIAGKNTMGIELPNEHRQEVTLREILSAPVFADAKSKLTVALGKDIAGLPVVGDLAKMPHLLVAGMTGSGKSVGVNGMIMSMLYKAKPDEVRFIMIDPKMLELSVYDGIPHLLCPVVTDMREAGQALNWCVAEMEKRYRLLSHLGVRNLDGYNAKIEEAAAAEKKIPNPFSLNPDDPEPLEKLPLIVVVIDELADLMMTERKAVEQQIARLAQKARAAGIHLIIATQRPSVDVITGLIKANIPTRMAFTVQSKIDSRTILDQMGAEDLLKYGDLLFLQPGNAEPTRLQGAFVSDHEVHEVVSHIKRQAPANYVDGLLSGEAAMETVNAVNPNAGADDLFDRAVSFVIETRKTSISSLQRHLKIGYNRAANMMDALEEAGVVSAADVGGARKVLARKDDL, encoded by the coding sequence ATGAGCAGCAAACCCGACAAATCCAAAAATCCACGCAAAACCACCGGCACGCAGCGCCGTTCCTCAGTCAGGAAGGCCGACGGCAGAGCCGCCGCCAAAGCAGGCACGGCGTCCAACCAAAGCATCCGCCGCCGCGCCGAGCATCTGGCCAATCTGATTCACGACACGCTGTGGCTTGCCGCCCTGACGGTCACGGTGTATGCCGCCGTAGCGCTGGGCAGCTTTGCCATGAACGATCCCGCGTGGTCGCGCAGCGTGGTTTCAGACGGCGTGCACAATCTGGGCGGCCTGTTCGGCGCGTATTTCGCCGACGTGTTCTATTACCTGTTCGGCCTGTCGGCCTGGTGGCTGATTGCGGCCGCTTTGGTGGCGCTGTGGAAAAACTTCCGCCCGATGCGTCTGCCCGACGCCAAACCGTACAGCGTGAAGCTGGCGGCGGCGGGGCTGGCGGTGCTGCTGCTGTTCAGCCCCGTTTTGGAATACGCGCTGTGGCAGCAGGCGCTGGGCGATTCGCTGCCCGTCGGTGCGGGCGGGCTGGCGGGCTTTGTGCTCGGCGGTTTCGCCGCCCGCCTCTTGGGCAGCGGCGGCAGTTTCCTGCTGACGCTGGTGCTGGTGCTGCTGGCGTTTTCTTTTGTCGCGCAGGTGTCCTGGCTCGATATGCTCGAAGGCATAGGCGGGCGCATGGAATGGCTGTGGGAAAAAATCGCGCGCCGCAATTCGCCCTATGTCAAAGACCTGCCCGACGCGAAAACCACGCGCCGCATGGTAAAAGAGGCGGAAAACATCACCGCCGAGCCGCTGGCGCTCCTGTCCGCCGCCAGCAGCAACCGCAAATCCGCGCCGCTGGAAGTGACGCCGCCCGCGCCCGTTCAGACGGCCTTGTTCGACAATAAGGGCGAACCGGCCGAACCGCCCACTAACGGCGAATACGTCAAACCCGCGCTCGGCCTGCTCTCCGCGCCCAAAGGCGAAGTCCGCCCCATCGATCCCGACCGTTTGCAGCAGACCGCCGAGCGCATCGAGAGCAAGCTGGCGGAGTTCGGCATCGACGTGCAAGTGGTGTCGGCCACATCGGGGCCGGTGATCACGCGCTACGAAATCGAACCGGCGCAGGGCGTGAAGGGCAGCCAGATTGTCAACCTGGCCAAAGATTTGGCGCGTTCGATGTCTTTGCAGGCGGTGCGCATCGTCGAAACCATCGCCGGCAAAAATACGATGGGCATCGAGCTGCCGAACGAGCACCGTCAGGAAGTGACCCTGCGCGAAATCCTGTCCGCGCCGGTGTTTGCCGACGCCAAATCCAAACTCACCGTGGCGCTGGGCAAGGATATTGCGGGCTTGCCTGTGGTGGGCGATTTGGCGAAAATGCCGCACCTTCTTGTGGCAGGCATGACCGGTTCGGGCAAATCGGTGGGCGTGAACGGCATGATTATGTCCATGCTCTACAAGGCCAAGCCCGACGAGGTGCGCTTCATCATGATCGACCCGAAAATGCTCGAACTTTCGGTTTACGACGGCATCCCGCACCTGCTGTGCCCCGTGGTTACCGACATGCGCGAAGCGGGGCAGGCGCTGAACTGGTGCGTGGCCGAAATGGAAAAACGCTACCGCCTGCTCTCGCACTTGGGCGTGCGCAACCTTGACGGCTACAACGCCAAAATCGAGGAAGCCGCCGCGGCGGAGAAAAAAATCCCCAATCCGTTCAGCCTCAACCCCGACGATCCCGAGCCGCTGGAAAAACTGCCGCTGATTGTCGTCGTGATTGACGAATTGGCCGACCTGATGATGACCGAACGCAAAGCCGTCGAGCAGCAGATTGCCCGTTTGGCGCAGAAAGCCCGCGCCGCCGGCATCCACCTCATCATCGCCACCCAACGCCCGAGCGTCGACGTGATTACCGGCCTGATTAAAGCCAATATCCCCACCCGCATGGCCTTTACTGTGCAGAGCAAAATCGACAGCCGCACCATTCTCGACCAAATGGGCGCGGAAGACCTGCTCAAATACGGCGACCTTTTGTTTTTGCAGCCGGGAAACGCCGAGCCGACCCGATTACAGGGCGCGTTTGTGTCCGACCACGAAGTGCACGAAGTCGTGTCGCACATCAAACGCCAGGCGCCCGCCAACTATGTCGACGGCCTTCTGTCGGGCGAAGCGGCAATGGAAACCGTCAACGCCGTCAACCCCAACGCGGGCGCGGACGATTTGTTTGACCGCGCCGTGTCCTTCGTTATCGAAACGCGCAAAACCTCCATCTCATCGCTGCAACGCCATCTGAAAATCGGCTACAACCGCGCCGCCAACATGATGGACGCGCTGGAAGAAGCGGGCGTCGTTTCCGCCGCCGACGTCGGCGGTGCGCGCAAAGTGCTGGCAAGGAAAGACGACTTGTAA
- a CDS encoding anhydro-N-acetylmuramic acid kinase, with protein MTTQRYIGIMSGTSMDGADAVLIRTGAAKFLATESHAFLPYPGRLKNDLLALQNSGADEIHRSRLLAQELSYLYARVVQNLLDQAKLTPADITAIGCHGQTVRHAPGHGYSVQLADLPLLAELTGITAVGDFRSRDIAAGGQGAPLVPAFHQAVFAAPDETRVVLNIGGIANISVLPPDAPAFGFDTGPGNMLADAWTQHIWQTPYDADGQRAAQGRVLPELLGRLLDHPYFVQTPPKSTGRELFALPYLLERLDGGENPHDVSRTLAAFTAQTAAADIHRAAPQSRCLYVCGGGVRNPVIMAELAERLPHSEIQSTAALGLDPQQVEAAAFAWLAACWIHRIPSSPPQATGARQACILGCGCYP; from the coding sequence ATGACCACCCAGCGCTACATCGGCATCATGTCCGGCACCAGCATGGACGGCGCAGACGCCGTCCTCATCCGCACCGGCGCCGCCAAATTCCTCGCCACCGAATCCCATGCCTTCCTGCCCTACCCCGGCCGTCTGAAAAACGACCTGCTCGCCCTGCAAAACAGCGGCGCAGACGAAATCCACCGCAGCCGCCTGCTCGCGCAGGAACTCTCATACCTCTACGCCCGCGTCGTGCAAAACCTGCTCGACCAAGCCAAACTCACCCCCGCCGACATCACCGCCATCGGCTGCCACGGCCAAACCGTGCGCCACGCCCCCGGACACGGATACAGCGTCCAACTCGCCGACCTGCCGCTTTTGGCCGAACTCACCGGCATCACCGCCGTCGGCGACTTCCGCAGCCGCGACATCGCCGCAGGCGGCCAGGGCGCCCCCCTCGTGCCCGCCTTCCACCAGGCCGTGTTTGCCGCGCCAGACGAAACCCGCGTCGTGCTCAACATCGGCGGCATCGCCAACATCAGCGTCCTGCCGCCCGACGCCCCCGCCTTCGGCTTCGACACCGGCCCGGGCAACATGCTCGCCGACGCCTGGACGCAGCACATCTGGCAAACGCCCTACGACGCCGACGGCCAACGCGCTGCGCAAGGCCGCGTCCTGCCCGAACTGCTCGGCCGCCTGCTCGACCATCCCTACTTCGTGCAAACCCCGCCCAAAAGCACCGGCCGCGAACTTTTCGCCCTGCCCTACCTGCTCGAACGGCTGGACGGCGGCGAAAACCCGCACGACGTATCGCGCACCCTCGCCGCCTTCACCGCCCAAACCGCCGCCGCCGACATCCACCGCGCCGCGCCGCAAAGCCGCTGTCTTTACGTTTGCGGTGGCGGCGTGCGCAACCCCGTCATCATGGCCGAACTGGCCGAACGTCTGCCGCACAGCGAAATCCAATCCACCGCCGCCCTCGGTCTCGACCCGCAGCAGGTCGAAGCCGCCGCCTTCGCCTGGCTTGCCGCCTGCTGGATACACCGCATCCCCAGCAGCCCGCCGCAGGCCACCGGCGCACGCCAAGCCTGCATCCTCGGCTGCGGCTGCTATCCGTAA
- a CDS encoding cytochrome c5 family protein: protein MNHLTNRNARGSALTTLIGGIVILLATLYFLVQLASGGYKPGTVEQTTAAATQTRIQPQGSVLEGDGIPVGERKGDSIFNKVCIQCHGADSATPNAPKITHNGDWAPRLAQGFETLFNHALNGFNAMPAKGGQSDLTDLELKRAIVYMANQSGGSLPDPDAAPAAGAASDAAASAPAGEAKETAKDGAAPAAGGADVMAEGKKVFDGLCFGCHAATSAIPDTPRITHKDEWAPRIKKGKDTLFKHAIEGFTDKGMMPAKGGNTALSDDEVKAAVTYMVNSSGGKF, encoded by the coding sequence ATGAACCACCTTACCAACCGAAACGCCCGCGGTTCCGCCCTCACAACCTTGATAGGCGGCATCGTCATTCTACTGGCCACCCTCTACTTCCTCGTGCAGCTTGCCTCCGGCGGCTACAAACCCGGCACGGTAGAGCAAACCACCGCCGCAGCCACCCAGACACGCATCCAGCCACAAGGCAGCGTATTGGAAGGCGACGGCATTCCCGTCGGCGAGCGCAAAGGCGACTCCATCTTCAACAAAGTCTGCATCCAGTGCCACGGCGCCGACAGCGCCACGCCGAACGCCCCGAAAATCACCCACAACGGCGACTGGGCGCCCCGCCTGGCACAAGGCTTCGAAACCCTCTTCAACCACGCCCTGAACGGCTTTAACGCCATGCCGGCCAAAGGCGGCCAGTCCGACCTGACCGATCTCGAACTCAAACGCGCCATCGTCTACATGGCCAACCAATCCGGCGGCAGCCTGCCCGATCCCGACGCAGCACCCGCAGCCGGTGCGGCTTCCGACGCCGCCGCTTCCGCCCCCGCAGGCGAAGCGAAAGAAACCGCCAAAGACGGCGCAGCCCCCGCCGCAGGCGGCGCGGACGTGATGGCCGAAGGCAAAAAAGTGTTCGATGGCCTGTGCTTCGGTTGCCACGCCGCCACCTCCGCCATCCCAGACACCCCGCGCATCACCCACAAAGACGAATGGGCGCCGCGCATCAAAAAAGGCAAAGACACCCTGTTCAAACACGCCATCGAAGGCTTTACCGACAAAGGCATGATGCCCGCCAAAGGCGGCAACACCGCCCTCTCCGACGACGAAGTCAAAGCAGCCGTTACCTACATGGTGAACTCCTCCGGCGGCAAGTTCTAA
- the ilvB gene encoding biosynthetic-type acetolactate synthase large subunit, whose translation MQLSGAQILVQSLKAENVEYVFGYPGGAVLEIYDALFQLNKFKHILVRHEQAAVHAADAYARVSGKVGVALVTSGPGATNALTGIATAYSDSIPLVVISGQVGSPAIGSDAFQEIDMVGVSRPCVKHNFLVKNIDDLTVTIKKAFQIARTGRPGPVVIDIAKDVTQAMAKFSYPQEEVFIRSYQPVLNGHTGQIKKAVQMLAAAKRPLVYFGGGVVLGNASDELAEFVKLTGVPCTATLMGLGAYPSNNKQYLGMLGMHGTYEANLAMQNADVVLAVGARFDDRVVSVPAKFLEKPKKIIHIDIDPSSISKRVRADVPIVGDVKNVLREMVALWKKQELSLNEAALDKWWHTVEAWRARDCLRLPESDIILPQMVVKTLAQVTNNDAVITSDVGQHQMFAAQFYPFRRPRQWLNSGGQGTMGVGLPYAMGAYLADPSKDVCCITGEGSIQMNIQELSTCFQYRLPIKTICLNNGYLGMVRQWQELYYGERESETYFDSLPDFVKLAEAYGHVGMRIDKASDVEGALREALAMKDRFVFMDFITDRKQNVFPMVGNGKGLDEMVLPPHMRESKADSDVNDVHDRDYDTRSVP comes from the coding sequence ATGCAATTATCAGGTGCACAAATCCTTGTGCAGAGTCTGAAGGCGGAAAATGTGGAATACGTTTTCGGCTATCCCGGCGGCGCGGTGCTGGAAATCTACGACGCGCTGTTCCAATTAAACAAATTCAAACACATTCTGGTACGCCACGAGCAGGCTGCGGTTCACGCGGCAGACGCCTATGCCCGCGTCAGCGGCAAGGTGGGCGTGGCGCTGGTGACGTCCGGCCCGGGTGCGACCAACGCGCTCACGGGCATCGCCACGGCCTATTCCGATTCGATTCCGCTGGTGGTGATTTCCGGCCAGGTCGGCTCGCCCGCCATCGGTTCGGACGCATTTCAGGAAATCGACATGGTGGGCGTGTCGCGCCCGTGTGTGAAGCACAACTTTCTCGTCAAAAACATCGACGATCTGACCGTTACCATCAAAAAAGCCTTCCAAATCGCCCGCACCGGCCGCCCCGGCCCGGTGGTAATCGACATTGCCAAAGACGTGACACAGGCAATGGCGAAGTTCAGCTATCCGCAGGAAGAGGTTTTCATCCGCTCCTACCAGCCCGTGTTGAACGGCCATACCGGCCAGATTAAAAAAGCCGTGCAGATGCTGGCGGCGGCCAAGCGCCCGCTGGTGTATTTCGGCGGCGGCGTGGTGCTGGGCAACGCGTCGGACGAGCTGGCCGAGTTCGTCAAACTGACCGGCGTGCCGTGTACGGCGACGCTGATGGGCTTGGGTGCGTATCCGTCCAACAACAAACAATACCTCGGCATGCTGGGGATGCACGGCACTTACGAAGCCAATCTGGCGATGCAGAATGCCGACGTAGTGCTGGCGGTGGGCGCGCGTTTTGACGACCGCGTGGTGTCCGTTCCGGCCAAATTCCTCGAAAAGCCGAAAAAAATCATCCATATCGATATTGATCCGTCGAGCATTTCCAAGCGCGTCCGCGCCGACGTGCCGATAGTCGGCGATGTGAAAAACGTGCTGCGCGAGATGGTGGCGCTGTGGAAGAAGCAGGAGCTTTCCCTCAACGAAGCCGCTTTGGACAAATGGTGGCACACCGTCGAAGCATGGCGCGCGCGCGACTGCCTGCGCCTGCCCGAAAGCGACATCATCCTGCCGCAGATGGTAGTGAAAACGCTGGCGCAGGTCACCAATAACGACGCCGTTATCACCTCCGACGTCGGTCAGCACCAAATGTTTGCCGCCCAATTCTATCCTTTCAGACGGCCGCGGCAGTGGCTCAACTCGGGCGGACAGGGCACAATGGGCGTCGGCCTGCCTTATGCCATGGGCGCGTATCTTGCCGATCCCTCGAAAGATGTGTGCTGCATCACCGGCGAAGGTTCGATTCAGATGAACATTCAGGAACTTTCCACCTGCTTCCAATACCGCCTGCCCATCAAAACCATCTGCCTGAACAACGGCTATCTGGGCATGGTGCGCCAGTGGCAGGAGCTTTATTACGGCGAGCGCGAATCGGAAACCTATTTCGACTCCCTGCCCGATTTTGTCAAACTGGCCGAAGCCTACGGCCATGTCGGCATGCGGATTGACAAGGCTTCCGATGTCGAAGGCGCGCTGCGCGAAGCACTCGCCATGAAAGACCGTTTTGTATTTATGGACTTCATTACCGACCGCAAGCAAAACGTCTTCCCGATGGTGGGCAACGGCAAAGGTTTGGACGAAATGGTGCTGCCGCCGCACATGCGCGAAAGCAAAGCCGACAGCGACGTCAACGACGTACACGACCGCGATTACGACACAAGGAGCGTGCCATGA
- the ilvN gene encoding acetolactate synthase small subunit — protein MRRILSILMENEAGAMSRVVGLFSARGYNIDSLSVAATEDRTLSRMTIVTNGDDIVIEQITKQLNKLIEVVKVVDLNESRFVERELMLVKVRALGKDRDEILRLAEIYRGHIVDVSDKSYTVEVTGTTEKLDSFLEAVGRSLILETVRTGAAGIGRGERILKI, from the coding sequence ATGAGACGGATTTTGTCTATCCTGATGGAAAACGAAGCGGGCGCGATGAGCCGCGTGGTCGGCCTGTTTTCCGCACGCGGCTACAACATCGACTCCCTGTCCGTGGCCGCCACCGAAGACCGCACCCTGTCGCGCATGACCATCGTCACCAACGGCGACGATATCGTGATTGAGCAGATTACCAAGCAGCTCAACAAGCTGATCGAAGTGGTGAAAGTGGTTGATTTGAACGAAAGCCGCTTCGTCGAGCGCGAACTGATGCTGGTGAAAGTGCGTGCCCTCGGCAAAGACCGCGACGAAATCCTGCGCCTTGCCGAAATCTACCGCGGCCACATTGTCGACGTCAGCGACAAGAGCTACACCGTCGAAGTGACCGGCACCACCGAAAAGCTCGATTCCTTCCTCGAAGCCGTCGGCCGCAGCCTGATCCTCGAAACCGTGCGCACCGGCGCGGCGGGCATCGGACGCGGCGAGCGTATTCTCAAAATCTGA
- a CDS encoding putative quinol monooxygenase translates to MANVKIAATIAVKPEHGAELAAVFADLVAASRAEAGNLRYDLHQDIADENRFVFFENWRDQAAVDSHNASAHFQNFLKAIDGKTQAVDIVLMHDVSDNGN, encoded by the coding sequence ATGGCCAACGTCAAAATCGCCGCTACCATCGCCGTCAAACCCGAACACGGCGCCGAACTCGCCGCCGTGTTCGCCGATCTCGTCGCTGCCAGCCGCGCCGAAGCAGGCAACCTGCGCTACGACCTCCATCAGGACATCGCCGACGAAAACCGCTTCGTCTTTTTTGAAAACTGGCGCGACCAAGCTGCCGTCGACAGCCACAACGCCAGCGCCCATTTTCAAAACTTCCTCAAAGCCATCGACGGCAAAACGCAAGCCGTAGACATCGTGCTGATGCATGACGTGTCCGACAACGGCAACTGA
- the ilvC gene encoding ketol-acid reductoisomerase, giving the protein MQVYYDKDADLSLIKGKTVAIIGYGSQGHAHAANLKDSGVNVVIGLRQGGSWKKAEAAGFEVLSVADATKKADVVMILLPDENQPVVYKNEIEPNLKQGAVLAFAHGFNVHYNQIVPRADLDVVMIAPKGPGHTVRSEFLKGGGVPSLIAVYQDQSGKARDIALSYAAANGGTKGGVIETNFREETETDLFGEQAVLCGGAVELVKCGFETLVEAGYAPEMAYFECLHELKLIVDLMYEGGIANMNYSISNNAEYGEYVTGPEVITPATKEAMKKALYRIQSGEYAKMFIQEGATNYASMTARRRLNADHQIEKVGAQLRGMMPWIAKNKLVDLDKN; this is encoded by the coding sequence ATGCAAGTTTATTACGACAAAGACGCCGATCTCTCCTTAATCAAAGGCAAAACCGTCGCCATCATCGGCTACGGCTCGCAAGGCCACGCCCACGCCGCCAACCTGAAAGATTCCGGCGTCAACGTGGTTATCGGCCTGCGCCAGGGCGGCTCGTGGAAAAAAGCCGAAGCCGCCGGTTTTGAAGTATTGTCTGTGGCTGATGCCACCAAAAAAGCCGACGTGGTGATGATTCTGCTGCCAGACGAAAACCAGCCCGTCGTGTACAAAAACGAAATCGAGCCGAACCTGAAACAGGGCGCGGTATTGGCGTTTGCCCACGGCTTTAATGTGCACTACAACCAAATCGTGCCCCGCGCCGACTTGGACGTTGTCATGATCGCCCCCAAAGGCCCCGGCCACACCGTGCGCAGCGAGTTCCTCAAAGGCGGCGGCGTGCCCTCGCTGATTGCCGTTTACCAAGACCAATCCGGCAAAGCCCGCGACATCGCCCTCTCCTACGCCGCAGCCAACGGCGGCACCAAAGGCGGCGTGATTGAAACCAACTTCCGCGAAGAAACCGAAACCGACCTCTTCGGCGAACAGGCCGTATTGTGCGGCGGCGCGGTCGAGTTGGTGAAATGCGGTTTTGAAACCCTCGTTGAAGCCGGTTACGCCCCCGAAATGGCCTACTTCGAGTGCTTGCACGAGTTGAAACTCATCGTTGACCTGATGTACGAAGGCGGCATCGCCAACATGAACTACTCGATTTCCAACAACGCCGAATACGGCGAATACGTTACCGGCCCCGAAGTGATTACCCCGGCCACCAAAGAAGCGATGAAAAAAGCGCTCTACCGCATCCAAAGCGGCGAGTACGCCAAAATGTTCATCCAGGAAGGTGCAACCAACTATGCCAGTATGACTGCCCGCCGCCGTCTGAACGCCGACCACCAAATCGAAAAAGTCGGCGCGCAACTGCGCGGTATGATGCCGTGGATTGCCAAAAACAAACTGGTGGATTTGGATAAAAACTAA
- a CDS encoding MliC family protein — MKLRYLAVPASLTLLLSACVVPFDADYDDDYRPQRPRRHESRQYEEYVPRPEQGRDFDRDERREERRSRYDRPRRDDGAYVGNRRAARYSCENGSTVNLRREGDTLYLTLDNKQARLHRTSSASGERYVGNSGLFGSGAEWHEKSGDAYFSFKDPYGNRVDTTCQPR; from the coding sequence ATGAAACTACGTTATCTGGCCGTTCCCGCTTCGCTGACCCTGCTGCTGTCCGCCTGCGTCGTTCCCTTCGACGCCGACTATGACGACGACTACCGCCCGCAGCGGCCGCGCCGCCACGAAAGCCGCCAATACGAAGAATACGTTCCGCGCCCCGAACAAGGCCGCGATTTCGACCGCGACGAGCGCCGTGAAGAGCGCCGCAGCCGCTACGACAGACCGCGCCGCGACGACGGCGCTTACGTCGGCAACCGCCGCGCAGCCCGTTACAGCTGCGAAAACGGCTCGACCGTCAACCTCCGCCGCGAAGGCGACACGCTGTATCTGACGCTCGACAACAAACAGGCGCGCCTCCACCGCACTTCTTCCGCCTCAGGCGAGCGCTACGTCGGCAACAGCGGCCTGTTCGGCAGCGGCGCCGAATGGCACGAAAAAAGCGGCGATGCCTATTTCAGCTTCAAAGACCCCTACGGCAACCGTGTGGACACCACCTGCCAACCCCGTTAA
- a CDS encoding YceI family protein: MKQKLLPLLCVLAAAACTPNQDNAAQSAAASAVQTASAAPQAAGAWTADGALVRFVSKKTNTQQKTVEEESAFSASSAKLDADGAFAMTVDLASVKTNIDIRDQRLRDWVFETAKFPQAMISGRLDAAAIDALKTGGETELKQPLVLEVHGQKLDITADLRLKRTADDTVEVSTAQPVVLDVQQMDMAGGVAKLVEVMGLASIDGQIPVMFAGTFVRKP; the protein is encoded by the coding sequence ATGAAACAGAAACTGCTCCCTTTATTGTGTGTTTTGGCTGCGGCGGCCTGTACGCCGAATCAGGACAACGCAGCCCAATCTGCGGCGGCATCGGCCGTTCAGACGGCCTCCGCCGCGCCGCAGGCCGCAGGCGCTTGGACGGCGGACGGCGCGCTGGTGCGCTTTGTCAGCAAAAAAACCAACACGCAGCAGAAAACGGTTGAGGAAGAATCGGCGTTTTCCGCGTCTTCGGCCAAGCTCGATGCGGACGGCGCGTTTGCCATGACCGTGGATTTGGCCAGCGTGAAAACCAATATCGACATCCGCGACCAGCGTTTGCGCGACTGGGTGTTTGAAACGGCGAAATTCCCGCAGGCAATGATTTCCGGCCGTTTGGACGCGGCGGCTATAGATGCTTTGAAAACGGGCGGAGAAACGGAGCTGAAACAGCCGCTGGTGTTGGAAGTGCATGGGCAGAAGCTCGACATCACCGCCGATTTGCGCCTGAAGCGGACGGCGGACGATACGGTGGAGGTGTCCACCGCGCAGCCTGTGGTGCTGGACGTGCAGCAGATGGACATGGCCGGCGGCGTGGCGAAGCTGGTGGAAGTGATGGGTTTGGCGTCGATAGACGGGCAGATTCCGGTGATGTTTGCCGGTACGTTTGTACGCAAGCCGTAA